A portion of the Acidisarcina polymorpha genome contains these proteins:
- a CDS encoding ATP-binding cassette domain-containing protein yields the protein MPRLKDAPVIVEISGLTKVYEDKQRVVAVNGIDLLVNRGEIFGLLGPNGAGKTTTISICTTRARPTSGVVRIAGTDVVDQPALARRNIGVVPQYNTLDRALSVFENLYFHCRYFGFSSSDAKARADELLQQFLLQERGKSFPNQLSGGLQQRVQIARAIAHRPAVLFLDEPSAGLDPQSRIAMWEAVEALRGQGITVVLTTHYMEEADELCDRVAIVDHGKILALDTPEQLKTRLGAQTRFELKLRRHEGLSLLVQQFQQLPNVQSAEITPEGIRVFAKTTDGVLAEVVQSAQAFGVRDISISEPSLETVFIGLTGRDLRE from the coding sequence TTGCCTCGCCTGAAGGATGCCCCAGTGATCGTTGAGATCTCCGGTCTGACCAAGGTTTATGAAGATAAGCAGCGTGTAGTCGCGGTCAACGGCATCGATCTTTTGGTCAACCGGGGTGAGATCTTCGGTTTGCTGGGCCCGAACGGCGCAGGAAAGACAACCACCATCAGCATCTGTACGACGCGGGCCCGCCCCACGTCCGGGGTAGTCCGGATTGCTGGCACGGATGTTGTCGATCAGCCGGCGCTGGCGCGGCGCAACATCGGCGTCGTGCCGCAATACAACACCCTTGACCGGGCGTTGAGCGTCTTTGAAAACCTCTACTTCCATTGCCGCTATTTCGGATTTAGCAGTAGCGATGCCAAGGCGCGCGCCGACGAACTCCTGCAGCAGTTTCTGCTGCAGGAGCGCGGCAAAAGCTTTCCCAATCAGCTTTCGGGAGGTTTGCAGCAGCGGGTACAGATTGCCCGGGCGATTGCGCATCGACCCGCCGTGCTGTTTCTCGACGAACCCAGCGCCGGCCTCGACCCGCAGAGCCGCATCGCCATGTGGGAGGCGGTCGAGGCTCTCCGCGGGCAGGGAATCACGGTGGTGTTAACGACCCACTACATGGAAGAAGCCGATGAACTATGTGACCGGGTAGCGATCGTCGATCACGGCAAGATTCTCGCCCTGGATACTCCAGAGCAGCTGAAAACCAGGCTCGGCGCGCAGACGCGTTTCGAGCTGAAACTACGCCGCCACGAGGGTTTGTCGCTGCTGGTGCAGCAGTTCCAGCAGCTTCCCAATGTGCAAAGCGCAGAGATAACCCCGGAAGGCATTCGTGTTTTTGCGAAAACCACCGACGGCGTTTTGGCCGAAGTGGTGCAGTCGGCTCAGGCCTTCGGGGTGCGGGACATTTCGATCAGCGAGCCTAGCCTCGAAACAGTATTCATCGGGCTGACAGGAAGGGACCTTCGTGAGTAG
- a CDS encoding ABC transporter permease, with protein sequence MSSATQTAILTKGGRGIFIEAFSGLFLRDLRVLSRELAPFILRVGMQPLLFLFVFTYVFPHMNTSNPMATGAGPNFATILLPGLMAVAIMFSGIAGVALPLASEFGVTREIDDRVMCPLPVAAVAIEKVCFSALQSIIAALLIIPLAYLVPSTPVHVHVSNWLLLIVVLLLASLTSGALGLAIGSNVKPQQIGLIFSIVVIPITFLGCVYYPWAFLNHVRWLQILVLVNPIVYMSEGLRAALTPSVPHMPAPLIVLALLISLALLWALGIKGFLRRVIL encoded by the coding sequence GTGAGTAGCGCAACTCAGACTGCGATCTTAACCAAGGGTGGCAGAGGGATCTTCATCGAAGCATTCTCCGGATTATTTCTGCGCGATCTTCGGGTGTTGAGCCGTGAACTCGCTCCGTTCATCCTCCGCGTCGGCATGCAGCCCTTGCTGTTTCTCTTCGTATTCACCTATGTCTTTCCGCACATGAATACCAGCAATCCCATGGCGACTGGCGCTGGACCGAACTTCGCGACCATCCTGCTGCCGGGCTTGATGGCGGTTGCCATCATGTTCAGCGGCATCGCCGGGGTTGCGCTCCCCCTGGCTTCGGAGTTCGGAGTGACCCGGGAGATTGATGACCGGGTCATGTGCCCGTTGCCGGTAGCGGCCGTCGCTATTGAAAAAGTCTGCTTCAGCGCGCTCCAAAGCATCATCGCTGCGCTCCTGATTATTCCATTGGCGTACCTCGTGCCCTCGACGCCGGTCCATGTTCATGTCTCCAATTGGCTGCTGCTGATCGTAGTGTTATTGCTGGCCAGTCTGACCTCCGGCGCTTTAGGGTTGGCGATCGGCTCCAATGTCAAACCGCAGCAGATCGGACTGATCTTCTCGATCGTCGTCATTCCGATTACTTTCCTCGGCTGCGTCTACTACCCTTGGGCTTTTCTGAACCATGTGCGCTGGCTGCAAATTCTCGTCTTGGTAAATCCGATCGTGTATATGAGTGAAGGACTGAGAGCGGCGCTGACGCCTTCCGTACCTCACATGCCGGCTCCTTTGATCGTGCTTGCTTTGTTGATCTCTCTAGCACTGCTCTGGGCGCTCGGCATAAAAGGATTTCTACGCAGGGTGATCCTCTAA